One part of the Candidatus Hydrogenedentota bacterium genome encodes these proteins:
- a CDS encoding Crp/Fnr family transcriptional regulator, with the protein MKRLASPPAERAQRLAHCPLFADLDPADLASVAAFAETRQYDQGEILFHAKAPAEGFHVVADGLVKVFRTGAEGREQVLHLFGRGEPCGEVAVFHGGAYPATAQAMTAARTLYLSRTDFLDAARRRPELLLTMLGVLSLRLRRFVDLIDDLSLKEVSARLALRLLELAGEAGAGGGGVPLRVSKATLAAQIGTVPETLSRTLARMQQRGVILVEGRTVTVLDTKALRAVAEGGKV; encoded by the coding sequence ATGAAACGACTGGCCTCGCCGCCCGCGGAGCGGGCGCAGCGCCTCGCCCACTGCCCGCTGTTTGCGGACCTCGACCCCGCCGACCTGGCGTCGGTGGCGGCCTTCGCCGAGACCCGGCAGTATGACCAGGGGGAGATCCTCTTCCACGCGAAGGCCCCCGCCGAGGGGTTTCACGTGGTGGCGGACGGGCTGGTGAAGGTGTTCCGCACGGGGGCGGAGGGGCGCGAGCAGGTGCTGCACCTTTTCGGCCGGGGCGAGCCCTGCGGCGAGGTGGCCGTGTTCCACGGCGGCGCCTACCCCGCCACCGCGCAGGCCATGACCGCCGCGCGCACGCTCTACCTGTCGCGGACCGATTTCCTGGACGCCGCGCGGCGGCGGCCGGAGCTGCTCCTGACCATGCTGGGGGTGCTGTCCCTGCGCCTGCGGCGCTTTGTGGACCTCATAGACGACCTGTCGCTGAAGGAGGTGTCGGCGCGGCTGGCCCTGCGGCTGCTGGAGCTGGCCGGGGAGGCGGGCGCCGGGGGCGGGGGCGTGCCCCTGCGCGTGTCCAAGGCGACGCTGGCGGCCCAGATCGGCACCGTGCCGGAGACCCTGAGCCGCACCCTCGCCCGGATGCAGCAGCGCGGCGTGATCCTCGTCGAGGGGCGCACCGTCACCGTGCTGGACACCAAGGCCCTGCGCGCCGTCGCCGAGGGGGGGAAGGTCTGA